From the Acidilutibacter cellobiosedens genome, one window contains:
- a CDS encoding ClpP family protease: MNDDKNNENIEELGIPNSSKIPNDIQFLTIIGEIEGHTICPPQKKTTKYEHIIPLLISVMENPDIKGLFVILNTVGGDVEAGLALAEMINSINKPKVSLVLGGGHSIGVPLATATDYSFIVPTATMTIHPIRTSGLVIGVPQTFRYFEKMQQRIIDFIVRTSSIKKGELKKLMYATDEIANDIGTILVGQEAVDYGIINEVGGFDKALSKLRTLIKEGLN, from the coding sequence AAATCCCTAATGATATTCAATTTCTTACAATTATAGGTGAAATAGAAGGTCACACAATATGTCCCCCTCAAAAGAAAACAACGAAATATGAACATATAATTCCTTTACTGATTTCAGTTATGGAGAATCCGGATATAAAAGGTCTGTTTGTAATACTTAATACTGTAGGGGGAGATGTGGAGGCAGGACTTGCGCTGGCGGAAATGATTAACAGCATAAATAAGCCAAAAGTTTCATTGGTACTCGGAGGAGGACACAGTATCGGAGTTCCTCTGGCTACAGCCACAGATTATTCGTTTATAGTTCCTACTGCCACAATGACTATACATCCTATAAGAACTTCAGGATTGGTAATAGGTGTGCCTCAAACATTTAGATATTTTGAGAAGATGCAGCAAAGAATAATAGATTTTATAGTGAGAACATCAAGTATTAAAAAGGGGGAGCTGAAGAAACTTATGTATGCTACTGACGAAATCGCCAATGACATAGGAACTATTTTAGTTGGTCAAGAGGCAGTAGATTACGGGATTATAAATGAAGTAGGGGGATTTGACAAAGCTCTTTCCAAATTAAGAACTTTAATAAAAGAGGGACTTAATTAA